CTATGCTATCCCACTCTCCGGACAGAATGGTCACATGTTATGATTTTGGGCGGCTATACTACTGACGGAGGCGCCATAAATGACATTGAGGTCTTAAATCTGAAAACCATGAAGCATTGTTCAAATCCCTTCCAATTACCCGAGGGTCGCTACGGTGGGGCAACTTACATTCTGGACAGACACCTCAACTACGCCTTGGGCGCGGATAACGACGGCGAGAGGACGGACACTTTTCAACTCGATTTCCGTTACGGAACATGGAAAACTACCAACCTTTTGACTCCACCAATGGTTTATTCCATATCAACTCAGATTGATCCTTCAAGGGTTCTCTTGGTTGGCGGACAAAACGTTTCGAGAACAACTATTGTGCACTCCAATGGATCCGTATTTTCCGGACCACCATTACCGCACGACGTTTTTCGGCATTGTGTTTTGGGTGTGGATGAgcaacacatttttgttgcGGGTGGAGTGAAAACAGGCATTGGCCGAACCAAAGATACCCTGGTACTCAATTGGTCGGATCAGGTATGGGTGGCACAAGACCCAATGGTCCATTTCCATAGGTCCGTCACTTGCGACACTTTTTTGGATGTCAGTAATCGGTTGAGTATTCTGGTGGGTCAGAGTTCCTTTGAAATATTCACTTGGTCGACGCGGAAATGGCGAGCAGGTCCCGATATGTTGGGGGACTATAATTGGGGAAATATGGTACGATTTGATGGCATCCTGTATTTCATGGGTGGGAAAGAATCCTCTGAAAATACTAGGAGCAGAAAAATCTTTTCATTCGATCCAAAACATGAAACATGGTCAAGAGTGCCTTTGGATCTGCAGACTGGGCGAACCAGTTTCGGAATTGCTAAGATCCCACCTGGTGTTGTGAATTGTTAGGTGGAGGcatatttgaataaaagttGTGGAAAATACAATGCCTTTTTTCTACAATGGAAGTCAAACTTGCACCATCAGAATTGAATTCCTCGATGCCATCTTTCATTTGCCATATCCGACTATTTACGAGAAAATAATGGTTCAATCTGACATATGACCAAATTGGTGTTACACTCCATCCCTCCTACTTACAGCGATCATTATGAGAACCCTGTTCAATGGGTCAGCTCAATGAATGATCTTGGGATACTCTTACAAGACGATGGCGAATTAGGAAAGCATGTccaataaaagtaaaaaatccTTTCCAAGAGTGGAAATGGATCTATTGAACATTCAAGCCCAGAAACAAATTGTCTTTTGAAATGCAGTAACAAACAATTGTCCCACCACATCTCGAAAATGTTTCCCACATCTTCAAGAGCGCTTTTACTGTACATTGCCTCGTTCCCATTACACTCCTCTTTCCTACTTaactattttttgttcaaggtGGTCAACCGGACTAAAGGTTCTGGCGAATTCGATCACAACAGGtgaaaaactgaagaaaaggGGGCAAGAAATTAAATAAATAAGCCGAAGAACCTAGTTCAAAACACGACCACTTTTGTGTCTCTCATAGTGGCCCATAGACGACAAAGTACCACGAAATGTCAAGACAGAAATCGGCACCAAGTGTAGGGGTCCATAGTTTCTCGACCTTTCAGGGTACTGAGTCGTCCATGGGGCGCTATGAGAAACACAAACACGTAATTTCTATTTTTAGAGGTAGATTACTCCCCTCATTGTCAAGCAATTTCTGTCTCAACAGTGAGCAAGAAGCGATATATTTCATGAGCAACTCCCTAAAGAAAGATAATTTTGATATCCCGCCTCGACTATGGTTGATAGGAACCTTAGTGATTTTTCGGGCATTGTAAATGTAGGTACATAGTGGTCAAATATATTCATATATAACTAACCCCGGCAGGACAGTGTTCGGCGTTCTGATCCCCTCACTCGGTCTAGGTCCAATGAGATTTCTGTGTTCCTAGTAGTATTGTCCTTCAGAGGTTCCGACGGGAGTGAGTGGTGCAATCGGTTGCGTCGGCTTTATGTTCTTTTGTCACGTTGTTGGTTTGGATGTATCAATTATGAATGTACAATTTTATACTAACGCAATGATCCGCCATTAGAACGTAAGGAGGTATGCAAGCTAGACCATTTGGACCACAAGATATGGTTTGGAAGGGCCAGGCGGTTTCAAGTAGGTTTTATCGAATctttattgaaattgaaaatatcattaGGTTGAGTGAGACCCTTCCCATGATTATTTCAAGATATATAAGATATTTCCCTTCCAAAGCTTCGTCAGATTAAAGTGTATGAAATTCCGGTTACATCTTAAAAAGATACCAAGCAATAGAATATGTCATTCTTATacagtgaaaaatatttcacttttttgaagcatgtAGAACAACCTGAAAGTAGTTTGCACTATCCCCTAAAACTTCTGTAATGTAATGTCAATGGTTGCCAATTTTGATACCATAGTTTTCATTTCTGACATTAGTCAAGCGTGATCATGAATTGTGACAAAGTTCAACGTGTTCACACTTTACCTAAAAAATCCTGATATCAACCCCAGCTTCAGAGTCTGTGTACAACTTTCTGAACTTTTAAGTCATGTGaccctttttcattttgtgattttgtcCCATCTTTCTTTCATAGTTCACATAAGAGAAGATTTCCAATTCCCAAATAATTCTTCATGGGCCTTcagatgaaagaagaaagattTTGTAAAAGTATCACCTTGTACATTTGTAACACGAATGATGGATTTCTCGTAACACGATTCCTTTtcttgaatgcttttggatGTATGAGCATTTTAGTTGTGAAATCGtggaatatttctttttgcttgGTTAATGTACCCCAATCCGACCCCAATCTGGGGATGCGTAGGAGATGGTGATATGGCCGGAGTGATCTTCTTTGATCTCACGACAGCTTTCGATTGTGTTGACCCAGATCTGCTATGCCGCAAACTAGAAGCAATTGGTTTCGATGCACATAGTACTGCGTGGATGTCCTCTTTCTTGGGTAACAGATCACACAGGGTGGTTGTTGGAAAAGGTCTATCGGAGAAAACGGAAGTGACACTTGGATGCCCACAGGGGAGCGTCCTCTCCCCCCTACTTTTCCTTCTTTACATGTCAGACCTCCCCTTATGGACAAACGCTTCTATCACCGCGTATGCAGACGACATAACCATGTTGCTGAGAGGCAGGTCCTACCACAACTTGGTCGAAAATCTTGAACAAGAGGCTGACTCCGTTTTGAGATTTATGGCCTCAAATTGGTTAGTCGCGAACAtgtcaaaaacacaatttctgtTCGTCCCAGGAAAAGCTTTAAGTGTGCAACCTCAAAACCCACAACCAATCACAGTTAACGGAACCAATCTCAAACCACTCTCCTCTGTGAGTGCTCTCGGTTTTGAAATATCCAGTGACTTAACAAGCAAGCTTCATTTTCGAAAACTGAACATCACAATAATGCAACGACTGGCCATCCTTGGTCGCCTAAGCCAGACAGTGCCTAAACACAAGTTAAAATCAGTAGTCCATGGACTAATAATATCCAACTTAAGGTACGGCCTGGCAGTGTATGGTACGTGCCGAATACGCAACGTCGATCCGAAAACGGAGAGCATGGTGCAACTCCAGATCACTCTGAACCGAGTTATGCGCTTTCTGCTGGGCAAGACTCGGGCCAACATGGTTTCTGTCGAGGACCTAATAAAAGACAGTGGCATTCCATCAATAAATCACCGTACCGCGGAGGTTCTCCtccttgaaacattcaaagcgATGTCGCGAAATATCCCCTTCGTATCCGATAAATTAGTGCCCGTACGTCGGGAACTGGGAATACAAACGCGACAAGCAGGAGCTACCGTCCTTACTCGACCTCACCCAACGAAAACGTCCAGCAACGCGTTTGAGTTAAAAGCAACTTCAATTTAGAACTCCATGCCAGAAGAGGCAAGGAGGGAACCAGACCCAgccatgttcaagaaaaaaataaaatgctttgtaaaaactttgccaaattaaTTCTAACGACAATTTTTGTAACTAAAAGTGTACTAACACTTAAGaaaatatacatacatacatctcTTTGATCAATACAGATAAGAATTTCGGCTCCTTTACCGTTCACTGAACTGTCGGCTCGTAAGTCAATGTTAAGCTCATAATCAGAGTAATTGCGGGTCTTGTCCTCGGAAATCATGCCGCAAATTGCACTCTATCAtcatttttatgatttttatattatttcgATCTTCTGAGTCAGTTACGCCGCTCTGTTGTTCACCGTCCCGAAAAAAGAGTGTTATACCATCCACGCAAAAGAGAGATTGAAATGGTGAAGCCCGAGGTTCTTGGACCTCTAAACCATCTTGTTTAACAGTCACTTTTCCACTTATAAACTGTAATGGCATAATTAATGATCtggggatctccttccccaattccaattcggtttccggagaagccactctaccacctcggcagccactctcctctatgaaattgtgcattccaacatcagcaacaagaggagagtgtatggatgctttgtggatttctccaaagca
This Tigriopus californicus strain San Diego chromosome 12, Tcal_SD_v2.1, whole genome shotgun sequence DNA region includes the following protein-coding sequences:
- the LOC131891763 gene encoding uncharacterized protein LOC131891763 isoform X1; translated protein: MRHFLALCLFRVIQAQIGIPTYHLCFQSTPISSTIFQQDKIGEISNSGSVTQCAIQCTRLSNCSRFMDDGKKCHLLQKVPFLQEVLDHGPLVNVHEIQEWSHVMILGGYTTDGGAINDIEVLNLKTMKHCSNPFQLPEGRYGGATYILDRHLNYALGADNDGERTDTFQLDFRYGTWKTTNLLTPPMVYSISTQIDPSRVLLVGGQNVSRTTIVHSNGSVFSGPPLPHDVFRHCVLGVDEQHIFVAGGVKTGIGRTKDTLVLNWSDQVWVAQDPMVHFHRSVTCDTFLDVSNRLSILVGQSSFEIFTWSTRKWRAGPDMLGDYNWGNMVRFDGILYFMGGKESSENTRSRKIFSFDPKHETWSRVPLDLQTGRTSFGIAKIPPGVVNC
- the LOC131891763 gene encoding uncharacterized protein LOC131891763 isoform X2; the protein is MTKLDSTHQKKSTSRLEPFNGVLFPDTLLIVDLKGVYQCLLARSVTQCAIQCTRLSNCSRFMDDGKKCHLLQKVPFLQEVLDHGPLVNVHEIQEWSHVMILGGYTTDGGAINDIEVLNLKTMKHCSNPFQLPEGRYGGATYILDRHLNYALGADNDGERTDTFQLDFRYGTWKTTNLLTPPMVYSISTQIDPSRVLLVGGQNVSRTTIVHSNGSVFSGPPLPHDVFRHCVLGVDEQHIFVAGGVKTGIGRTKDTLVLNWSDQVWVAQDPMVHFHRSVTCDTFLDVSNRLSILVGQSSFEIFTWSTRKWRAGPDMLGDYNWGNMVRFDGILYFMGGKESSENTRSRKIFSFDPKHETWSRVPLDLQTGRTSFGIAKIPPGVVNC